A single region of the Neotabrizicola shimadae genome encodes:
- a CDS encoding aldo/keto reductase produces MTLSTNPFGRTGRNVSRLGFGAWAIGGTWGEVSEADARAALHAALDAGVSFIDTADVYGDGRSERIIRAVLAERGGARPFVATKAGRRLSPHVAEGYDLDNLSAFVDRSRQNLGMDRLDLVQLHCPPTAVYFSSRAFDALDELKARGWIADYGVSVETVDEASQALHHPGVVSVQIIFNLFRLKPLEVFLPAAKARGVAVIARVPLASGLLTGKMTAASTFSPDDHRSFNRNGEAFDKGETFSGVPFDVALEAVEALRPLLPEGATMAAFALRWILMEEAVTVAIPGAKSAAQVAGNLAAEALAPLSPQTMAAAQDVYDRLVRPHVHGLW; encoded by the coding sequence ATGACCCTTTCCACCAATCCCTTCGGCCGGACCGGCCGGAATGTCAGCCGCCTCGGCTTTGGCGCCTGGGCCATCGGCGGGACCTGGGGAGAGGTCAGCGAGGCCGATGCCCGCGCGGCGCTTCATGCGGCGCTCGATGCCGGGGTGAGCTTCATCGACACGGCCGATGTCTATGGCGACGGGCGCAGCGAACGGATCATCCGGGCGGTGCTGGCAGAGCGGGGAGGCGCGCGGCCCTTCGTGGCGACCAAGGCGGGGCGGCGGCTCTCGCCTCATGTGGCCGAGGGCTATGATCTGGACAATCTCTCGGCCTTCGTGGACCGGTCGCGGCAGAACCTCGGGATGGACCGGCTGGACCTGGTGCAGCTGCACTGCCCGCCGACGGCGGTCTATTTCTCCAGCCGGGCCTTCGATGCGCTGGACGAGCTGAAGGCGCGGGGGTGGATCGCGGATTATGGCGTCTCGGTCGAGACGGTGGACGAGGCCAGCCAGGCGCTGCACCATCCGGGGGTGGTCTCGGTCCAGATCATCTTCAACCTGTTCCGGCTGAAGCCCCTGGAGGTGTTCCTGCCGGCGGCCAAGGCCAGGGGGGTGGCGGTGATCGCGCGGGTGCCGCTGGCCTCGGGGCTTCTGACCGGCAAGATGACGGCGGCCTCGACCTTCTCGCCCGACGACCACCGGAGCTTCAACCGGAATGGCGAGGCCTTCGACAAGGGCGAGACCTTCTCGGGCGTGCCCTTCGACGTGGCGCTGGAAGCGGTGGAGGCGCTCCGGCCGCTGCTGCCTGAGGGGGCGACCATGGCAGCCTTTGCCCTGCGCTGGATCCTGATGGAGGAGGCCGTCACCGTGGCCATTCCGGGGGCCAAGTCGGCCGCCCAGGTGGCGGGCAACCTGGCGGCGGAGGCGCTGGCCCCCCTCAGCCCCCAGACCATGGCCGCCGCGCAGGATGTCTATGACCGGCTGGTCCGGCCCCATGTCCACGGGCTCTGGTGA
- the ccmA gene encoding heme ABC exporter ATP-binding protein CcmA, whose protein sequence is MELRVQDLAVARGGVPVLERVSFTLSAGEAVILRGPNGIGKTTLLRTLAGLQPALDGTVSVPPESLAYGAHADGLKAVLTVEENLRFWSAVHGTDAVDEALAAMDLLALRSRRAANLSAGQKRRLGLARLLVTGRPIWLLDEPTVSLDGASVALFGQVVRRHLATGGAALMATHIDLGLAEARVLDLSPFRARPVTRMPGGFDEAFA, encoded by the coding sequence ATGGAATTGCGGGTTCAGGATCTGGCGGTCGCACGCGGCGGAGTGCCTGTGCTGGAGCGGGTGAGCTTCACCCTCTCGGCCGGCGAGGCTGTCATCCTGCGCGGCCCGAACGGCATCGGCAAGACCACCCTCCTGCGCACCCTTGCCGGGCTGCAACCGGCGCTGGACGGCACTGTTTCGGTCCCGCCCGAAAGCCTGGCCTATGGCGCCCATGCCGACGGGCTGAAGGCCGTGCTGACGGTCGAGGAGAACCTGCGCTTCTGGTCGGCGGTTCATGGCACCGATGCGGTTGACGAGGCGCTGGCGGCCATGGACCTTCTGGCGCTGCGCAGCCGCAGGGCGGCCAACCTTTCGGCCGGCCAGAAGCGGCGGCTCGGCCTTGCCCGGCTTCTGGTGACGGGCCGGCCCATCTGGCTCCTGGACGAACCCACGGTCAGCCTCGACGGGGCCTCGGTCGCGCTGTTCGGGCAGGTGGTGCGGCGGCATCTGGCCACCGGCGGTGCGGCGCTGATGGCCACCCACATCGACCTTGGCCTGGCCGAGGCACGGGTTCTGGACCTTTCCCCGTTCCGGGCGCGCCCGGTGACCCGGATGCCCGGCGGTTTTGACGAGGCCTTCGCATGA
- the ccmB gene encoding heme exporter protein CcmB, with the protein MIAVLTRDLRLAIRAGGGFGLGLAFFLLVAVLVPLGVGPEPATLARIAPGILWVGALLACLLTLDRIFALDFEDGSLDLLATAPIPMEGTVAMKALAHWLVTGLPLTLVSPVLALLMNLPAQGYPWLLASLLLGTPALSMIGTFGAALTVGVKRGGLLLSLIVLPLYVPTLIFGAEAVKRGAQGMEAAVPLLLMAGITFGAGALLPFAAAAAIRVNLR; encoded by the coding sequence ATGATTGCCGTCCTGACCCGCGACCTTCGCCTGGCGATCCGCGCTGGCGGCGGCTTCGGGCTTGGCCTCGCCTTCTTTCTGCTGGTCGCCGTGCTGGTGCCCCTGGGCGTGGGACCCGAGCCTGCAACCCTTGCGAGGATTGCGCCGGGCATCCTCTGGGTCGGGGCGCTTCTGGCTTGCCTGCTGACGCTGGACCGGATCTTCGCGCTGGATTTCGAGGACGGCTCGCTGGACCTGCTGGCCACCGCGCCCATCCCGATGGAGGGGACGGTCGCGATGAAGGCGCTCGCCCACTGGCTGGTGACGGGGCTGCCGCTGACGCTGGTCTCCCCGGTGCTGGCGCTTCTGATGAACCTGCCCGCGCAAGGCTATCCCTGGCTTCTGGCCTCGCTTCTTCTGGGCACCCCCGCGCTCAGCATGATCGGGACCTTCGGGGCGGCCCTGACAGTGGGGGTGAAGCGCGGGGGGCTGCTGCTGTCGCTGATCGTCCTGCCGCTGTACGTTCCGACGCTGATCTTCGGCGCCGAGGCGGTGAAGCGCGGCGCGCAGGGGATGGAGGCGGCGGTGCCGCTTTTGCTGATGGCGGGGATCACGTTCGGCGCCGGCGCACTCTTGCCCTTCGCGGCGGCTGCGGCAATCCGCGTCAACCTTCGTTGA
- a CDS encoding heme ABC transporter permease, with translation MSIWEYANPKKFMQTSAWALPWVSGAAAVCLVTGLIWGFFFTPDDYRQGSTVKIIYLHVPAAMMAINAWVMMLVTSLIWIVRRHHVSALAAKAAAPVGLTFTLIALVTGALWGQPMWGTWWAWDPRLTSFLILGLFYLGYIALWAAVDNPDTAADLTGVLCIVGSVFALLSRYAVNFWNQGLHQGASLSMDAEENVADVFWVPLVVCIVGFILLFVALVLARTRTEIRARRLAALVARERMA, from the coding sequence ATGTCGATCTGGGAATACGCCAACCCGAAGAAGTTCATGCAGACCTCGGCCTGGGCCTTGCCCTGGGTTTCGGGCGCGGCGGCGGTTTGCCTTGTGACCGGGCTGATCTGGGGCTTCTTCTTCACGCCGGATGATTACCGCCAGGGCTCGACGGTGAAGATCATCTATCTGCACGTGCCGGCGGCCATGATGGCGATCAATGCCTGGGTTATGATGCTGGTGACGAGCCTGATCTGGATCGTGCGGCGCCACCATGTCAGCGCGCTGGCGGCCAAGGCGGCGGCGCCGGTGGGGCTGACATTCACGCTGATCGCCCTGGTGACAGGGGCGCTTTGGGGCCAGCCGATGTGGGGCACCTGGTGGGCCTGGGATCCGCGGCTGACCTCGTTCCTGATCCTGGGGCTGTTCTACCTAGGCTATATCGCGCTTTGGGCCGCGGTCGACAATCCGGACACGGCGGCAGACCTGACCGGGGTGCTTTGCATCGTGGGCTCGGTCTTTGCGCTGCTCAGCCGTTATGCGGTGAACTTCTGGAACCAGGGGCTGCACCAGGGGGCGTCGCTGTCGATGGATGCCGAGGAGAATGTGGCGGACGTGTTCTGGGTGCCGCTGGTGGTCTGCATCGTCGGGTTCATCCTGTTGTTCGTCGCGCTTGTGCTGGCCCGGACGCGGACCGAGATCCGGGCGCGGCGATTGGCGGCGCTGGTGGCGCGGGAGCGGATGGCATGA
- the ccmD gene encoding heme exporter protein CcmD → MMPELGKYAVAVLGSYGAGLGLLLAIVGLTVWQGARMRRALAEVEARAGQGGQDG, encoded by the coding sequence ATGATGCCGGAGCTGGGCAAATATGCGGTGGCGGTGCTGGGGTCCTATGGGGCCGGGCTGGGGCTGTTGCTGGCGATCGTGGGCCTGACGGTCTGGCAGGGCGCCCGGATGCGGCGGGCGCTGGCCGAGGTGGAGGCGCGGGCCGGGCAGGGGGGACAGGATGGCTAG
- a CDS encoding DsbE family thiol:disulfide interchange protein: MASRWLMAIPPLLFAGLAGLFWAGMERDDPSALPSVLADERAEAPAVPSEGLPGIAVPTAADLKSGAVTLVNFWATWCPPCRAEHPTLKALAAEGVPIIGVNILDDDAKASAYLAEEGNPFKAVGVDPKGRFRIDWGVTAPPETFILDGEGRVLYRFAGPLVGADFENRFLPELRKAQVAAGP, translated from the coding sequence ATGGCTAGCCGCTGGCTGATGGCGATCCCGCCCCTGCTGTTTGCCGGGCTGGCTGGGCTGTTCTGGGCGGGCATGGAGCGGGACGATCCGTCCGCGCTGCCCTCGGTGCTGGCCGACGAGAGGGCCGAGGCGCCGGCGGTTCCGTCGGAGGGGTTGCCGGGGATCGCGGTGCCCACGGCGGCGGACCTGAAGTCGGGGGCCGTCACGCTGGTGAATTTCTGGGCCACCTGGTGCCCGCCTTGCCGGGCGGAGCATCCGACCCTGAAGGCGCTGGCGGCGGAGGGGGTGCCGATCATCGGGGTCAATATCCTGGACGACGATGCCAAGGCCTCGGCCTATCTGGCCGAGGAGGGCAATCCGTTCAAGGCGGTGGGGGTGGACCCGAAAGGGCGCTTCCGGATCGACTGGGGGGTCACGGCGCCGCCCGAGACCTTCATCCTGGATGGTGAGGGGCGGGTCCTGTACCGCTTTGCCGGGCCGCTGGTGGGGGCGGACTTCGAGAACCGGTTCCTGCCGGAGCTGAGGAAAGCCCAGGTCGCGGCCGGGCCTTAG
- a CDS encoding Gfo/Idh/MocA family protein, translating to MIRALRRHGEVDWVVSGDAVRGRDYAARHGIAQATTDLAEVLADPGVEAVYISTTNEKHRDQALATIAAGKHVICEKPLAMSVADAVGMVAAAKAPGLVFATNHHLRCSGSHRTVRRLVAEGRIGRVLSLRVHHAVFLPPHLQGWRIDNPGVGGGVIPDITVHDADCVRFLTGEDPVSVVAQAGVSGMGQGVEDSVMSVWTLPSGAMVSSHESFTHRFAGTGLEVHGTEGSIFARGVMTQAPVGEIALVTAKGTEAVPFPGDDLYAVAVDEFVAAVEGRGRPAADGVDGVKSLAVALAVREAAASGRRCDVDYGGL from the coding sequence ATGATCCGCGCCCTGCGGCGGCATGGCGAGGTGGATTGGGTCGTCAGCGGCGATGCGGTGCGCGGGCGGGACTATGCCGCACGGCATGGCATCGCGCAGGCGACCACCGATCTGGCCGAGGTGCTGGCCGATCCGGGCGTGGAAGCGGTCTATATCTCGACCACCAACGAAAAGCACCGCGATCAGGCGCTGGCGACGATTGCTGCGGGCAAACATGTGATCTGTGAAAAGCCGCTGGCGATGAGCGTGGCCGATGCGGTTGGCATGGTGGCCGCTGCCAAGGCGCCGGGGTTGGTCTTTGCCACCAATCATCACCTGCGCTGTTCGGGCAGTCACCGCACGGTTCGCCGGCTGGTGGCCGAGGGGCGCATCGGGCGGGTGCTGTCGTTGCGGGTGCACCACGCGGTGTTCCTGCCGCCGCATCTGCAGGGCTGGCGCATCGACAATCCGGGCGTGGGCGGCGGGGTGATCCCCGACATCACGGTGCATGACGCGGATTGCGTGCGGTTCCTGACCGGCGAGGATCCGGTTTCGGTGGTGGCGCAGGCGGGCGTGTCCGGCATGGGGCAGGGCGTCGAGGATTCGGTCATGTCGGTCTGGACCCTGCCTTCGGGCGCGATGGTCTCCAGCCACGAGAGCTTTACCCACCGGTTCGCGGGCACGGGTCTGGAGGTGCATGGCACCGAAGGCTCGATCTTCGCGCGGGGGGTGATGACGCAGGCGCCCGTAGGCGAAATCGCGCTGGTCACGGCAAAGGGCACGGAGGCGGTGCCGTTTCCGGGCGACGATCTTTACGCGGTCGCAGTGGATGAGTTCGTGGCCGCCGTCGAGGGCCGGGGCCGCCCGGCGGCGGATGGCGTGGACGGGGTGAAGTCGCTGGCGGTGGCACTGGCGGTGCGCGAGGCGGCGGCTTCTGGCCGGCGCTGCGACGTGGATTACGGGGGACTCTGA
- a CDS encoding acyl CoA:acetate/3-ketoacid CoA transferase: MGKLVSAAEAAARIADGAVVTVSSSSALGCPDLVLKAIGARFDAEGHPKAITTLHPIAAGDMYGVKGIDHIAKDGLLACVIGGSYPSGSSNLPMPEIWKMVVEDRIPAYNVPSGILFDMHRDVAARRPGVLTKVGLETFVDPVREGCAMNARAAARPIVRRVEFGGETWLHFPNIVPNVCILRATTADERGNLTYEHEGAYLGGLEQAIAVRNHGGLVIAQVKRMTAAGSLRPHDVRVPGHLVDLVVLDPDQRQTTETPHDPAISGEIMRPWVSFHLAEHGVEKVIARRAAMELRPGMTANLGFGISAMVPRVLLEEGEAQAVTWAIEQGAVGGMPLTGFAFGCASNADAFVPSPQQFVYFQGGGFDMSFLSFLEVDAEGNVNVSKLGKKPYLTAGCGGFVDITAHARKIVFSGWFEAGAEVAIAADGLRVVKPGKFSKFVPMVEHVTFSGARARATGQEVLYVTERCVIRLTDAGLVAVEVMPGIDPARDIVAASGGRVAVAVDARAMPLSLLREGPMGGLGWV, encoded by the coding sequence ATGGGCAAGCTGGTCTCTGCCGCCGAGGCGGCGGCGCGGATCGCGGACGGGGCGGTGGTAACGGTCTCGTCGTCCTCGGCGCTTGGCTGCCCGGACCTTGTGCTGAAGGCCATCGGCGCGCGCTTTGATGCGGAAGGGCATCCGAAGGCCATCACCACGCTGCATCCCATTGCCGCGGGCGACATGTATGGCGTGAAAGGCATCGACCATATCGCCAAGGACGGGCTTCTGGCCTGCGTGATCGGCGGGTCCTACCCCTCTGGCTCGTCGAACCTGCCGATGCCGGAGATCTGGAAGATGGTCGTGGAGGACCGGATCCCGGCCTATAACGTGCCCTCGGGCATCCTGTTCGACATGCACCGCGACGTGGCGGCGCGGCGGCCTGGCGTGCTGACCAAGGTGGGGCTGGAAACCTTTGTGGACCCGGTCCGCGAAGGCTGCGCGATGAACGCCAGGGCGGCGGCGCGGCCCATCGTGCGCCGGGTGGAGTTCGGCGGCGAAACCTGGCTGCATTTTCCCAACATCGTGCCGAATGTCTGCATCCTGCGGGCGACCACGGCGGATGAGCGCGGCAACCTGACCTATGAGCACGAGGGCGCCTATCTGGGCGGGCTGGAGCAGGCGATTGCCGTGCGCAACCACGGCGGGCTGGTGATTGCGCAGGTGAAGCGGATGACAGCGGCGGGGTCGCTGCGCCCGCATGACGTGCGGGTGCCGGGGCATCTGGTGGACCTGGTGGTGCTGGACCCCGACCAGCGCCAGACGACAGAGACGCCGCATGACCCGGCGATTTCGGGCGAGATCATGCGGCCTTGGGTGAGTTTCCACCTGGCCGAGCATGGGGTGGAGAAGGTCATCGCCCGGCGCGCGGCGATGGAGTTGCGCCCCGGCATGACGGCGAACCTGGGCTTCGGCATTTCGGCCATGGTGCCGCGCGTTCTGCTGGAGGAGGGCGAGGCGCAGGCGGTGACCTGGGCCATCGAGCAGGGCGCGGTGGGGGGGATGCCCTTGACCGGCTTTGCCTTTGGCTGTGCGAGCAATGCCGACGCCTTCGTGCCCTCGCCCCAGCAGTTCGTCTATTTCCAGGGCGGCGGGTTCGACATGTCGTTCCTGTCGTTCCTGGAAGTGGACGCGGAGGGGAACGTCAATGTCTCGAAGCTGGGCAAGAAGCCCTACCTGACCGCTGGTTGCGGCGGGTTCGTGGATATCACGGCCCATGCGCGGAAAATCGTGTTTTCGGGCTGGTTCGAGGCCGGGGCCGAGGTGGCGATTGCTGCGGATGGCCTTCGGGTGGTGAAGCCCGGCAAGTTTTCCAAGTTCGTGCCGATGGTCGAGCATGTGACTTTCAGCGGCGCGCGGGCGCGGGCAACGGGGCAGGAGGTGCTATATGTCACCGAACGCTGCGTGATCCGGCTGACCGATGCCGGGCTGGTGGCGGTGGAGGTGATGCCGGGCATCGACCCCGCGCGCGACATCGTGGCGGCCAGCGGCGGGCGCGTTGCGGTGGCGGTGGACGCGAGGGCGATGCCACTGTCCTTGCTGCGCGAAGGGCCGATGGGGGGATTGGGATGGGTGTGA
- a CDS encoding enoyl-CoA hydratase/isomerase family protein produces MGVIHLIRHGRLAELRLDNPAKLNCLTPAMLSDLARHCDEIDGDAGCLGVVVTAEGERAFCTGADITAWADLSPADFARQWVRGGHRIFDRLARLSKPTVAALTGPAFGGGLELAAACDIRVMVPAASLALPEAGVGIVPGWSGTQRLMRLLPEPVVKEMALFGRRLSAERALALGFVAEVAGDARGAAFAIAGRLEAMSPRAVEVAKYMIHAAAGEDGAAMVEALGSGMIGASADKAEGVAAFRAKRKPEFPGE; encoded by the coding sequence ATGGGTGTGATCCACCTGATCCGCCATGGGCGGCTGGCCGAGCTGCGGCTGGACAATCCGGCAAAGCTGAATTGCCTGACGCCGGCGATGCTGTCCGATCTGGCGCGGCATTGCGACGAGATCGACGGCGATGCCGGGTGCCTGGGCGTGGTGGTGACGGCCGAGGGCGAGCGGGCCTTCTGCACCGGGGCGGACATCACCGCCTGGGCGGACCTGTCGCCTGCCGATTTTGCCCGCCAATGGGTGCGCGGCGGCCATCGCATCTTTGACCGGCTGGCACGCCTGTCGAAGCCTACTGTTGCCGCCCTGACCGGGCCCGCCTTCGGCGGCGGGCTGGAGCTGGCGGCGGCCTGTGACATCCGGGTGATGGTGCCCGCGGCCAGTCTCGCCCTCCCCGAGGCGGGCGTGGGCATCGTCCCCGGATGGTCCGGCACGCAGCGGCTGATGCGGCTGTTGCCGGAGCCGGTGGTGAAGGAGATGGCGCTGTTTGGCCGGCGGCTTTCGGCCGAGCGGGCGTTGGCGCTTGGATTCGTGGCCGAGGTGGCGGGGGATGCGCGGGGCGCGGCCTTTGCCATCGCCGGGCGGCTGGAGGCTATGTCGCCGCGGGCGGTGGAAGTGGCGAAATACATGATCCACGCGGCGGCGGGCGAGGATGGCGCGGCCATGGTCGAGGCCCTGGGGTCCGGCATGATTGGCGCCAGTGCCGACAAGGCCGAAGGCGTGGCGGCGTTCCGGGCGAAGCGGAAGCCGGAATTTCCGGGGGAATGA
- a CDS encoding aldehyde dehydrogenase family protein produces MNDLTLIAAASATLPDAVFLGRHLIGGEWLGSADGAVFERVSPSHGVVVSRSALGGVAETEAAIAAARSAFDGGGWSRASGKARAAVLLRVAELIEADVERIARIETLESGKPIAQARGEVAGAADLWRFAASLARTHHGDSHNSLGPDMLGIVLKEPIGVVSIITPWNFPFWILSQKLPFALAAGCTCVVKPSEMTPSTTVMMGELLVKAGLPAGVVNIVLGHGQPVGALMASHPDVDMVTFTGSTAVGRAIAAAASGTLKKVALELGGKNPQVIFADADLDQAADAVTFGVYFNAGECCNSGSRIIVHEDVAADLVARVVALSRKVAFGDPLNPETQVGAIISAAHQGKIDGYVQDAVEAGAEVALGGGALQIEGLPGQFYQPTVVTGVTADMAIAREEVFGPVLSVLTFRTMEEALALANDATYGLSAGVWSENVHTCLEFARRAQAGTVWTNTWMDGFPEMTFGGMKQSGLGREIGRYGFEEFLEVKTVAMRVGRDTRAKWVRG; encoded by the coding sequence ATGAACGATCTGACGCTGATTGCGGCTGCAAGTGCCACCCTGCCGGATGCGGTGTTCCTGGGGCGCCACCTGATTGGCGGGGAATGGCTGGGCAGTGCCGATGGCGCCGTGTTCGAGCGCGTCTCGCCCTCGCATGGGGTGGTGGTGAGCCGGTCGGCCCTGGGCGGGGTGGCGGAGACCGAGGCGGCGATTGCGGCGGCGCGGTCGGCGTTTGACGGCGGTGGCTGGAGCCGGGCTTCGGGCAAGGCGCGGGCGGCGGTGCTGTTGCGGGTGGCCGAGCTGATCGAGGCGGATGTGGAGCGGATTGCCCGCATCGAGACGCTGGAGAGCGGCAAGCCGATTGCGCAGGCGCGGGGCGAGGTGGCGGGGGCGGCGGACCTGTGGCGCTTTGCGGCCTCGCTGGCGCGGACGCATCACGGGGACAGCCACAACTCGCTGGGGCCCGACATGCTGGGGATCGTGCTGAAGGAGCCCATTGGCGTGGTGTCGATCATCACGCCGTGGAACTTTCCGTTCTGGATCCTGAGCCAGAAGCTGCCTTTCGCGCTGGCGGCTGGCTGCACCTGCGTGGTGAAACCGTCGGAGATGACGCCTTCCACCACGGTGATGATGGGGGAATTGCTGGTCAAGGCCGGGCTGCCGGCCGGGGTGGTGAACATCGTGCTGGGGCACGGCCAGCCGGTGGGGGCGCTGATGGCCTCGCATCCGGATGTGGACATGGTGACCTTCACCGGGTCCACGGCGGTGGGGCGGGCGATTGCGGCGGCGGCCTCTGGCACGCTGAAGAAGGTGGCGCTGGAGCTGGGGGGCAAGAACCCGCAGGTGATCTTTGCCGATGCGGACCTGGACCAGGCGGCGGATGCGGTGACGTTCGGGGTCTATTTCAACGCGGGCGAGTGCTGCAATTCGGGCAGCCGGATCATCGTGCATGAAGATGTGGCGGCCGATCTGGTGGCCCGCGTGGTGGCGCTGTCGCGGAAGGTGGCCTTCGGCGACCCGCTGAACCCGGAAACCCAGGTGGGCGCGATCATCAGCGCGGCGCATCAGGGCAAGATCGACGGCTATGTGCAGGACGCGGTGGAGGCGGGGGCGGAGGTGGCGCTTGGCGGCGGTGCCTTGCAGATCGAGGGGCTGCCGGGGCAGTTCTACCAGCCGACCGTGGTGACGGGTGTGACCGCCGACATGGCGATTGCGCGGGAAGAGGTGTTCGGGCCGGTGCTGTCGGTCCTGACCTTCCGCACGATGGAGGAGGCGCTGGCCCTGGCCAATGACGCCACTTACGGGCTGTCGGCGGGGGTGTGGAGCGAGAATGTCCATACCTGCCTGGAGTTCGCGCGCCGCGCTCAGGCGGGGACGGTCTGGACCAACACCTGGATGGACGGATTCCCCGAGATGACCTTTGGCGGGATGAAGCAGTCCGGCCTGGGCCGCGAGATCGGGCGCTATGGCTTTGAGGAATTCCTGGAAGTGAAGACCGTGGCGATGCGCGTCGGGCGCGACACGCGGGCGAAATGGGTCAGGGGCTAG
- a CDS encoding LacI family transcriptional regulator: MPDPQASQTVAQAPRARATLRTLAQATGLAITTVSRALSNDQRIAAQTRALVAEAARQQGYVPDRAAQRLRTGRTKVVQLLLHLDHEFLGFTHDLLGGLAEALAGTGYSVTLFPDVMATDRMNAVRQIVENRLGDGIVLNRTEPFDPRVRYLSEQGFPFVSHGRTEFSVPHPFVDYDNEAFARAAVARLAERGRSRLIMILPDARYTFAQHLRYGLIAACRERGLAWEVPDHITLDTPPVESAAWLRQRLTQPDRPDGLICVGEVAAIAALAALADSGLAPGRELDVVAKRASAIFDLLRPQVDTVFEDLWAAGRAMGETLLRSMAGEPAERLQVLHAPRIEFPLHPSP; the protein is encoded by the coding sequence TTGCCAGACCCGCAGGCCAGCCAGACCGTCGCCCAAGCGCCCCGTGCGCGCGCCACGCTGCGCACGCTGGCGCAGGCCACTGGACTGGCCATAACCACCGTTTCGCGGGCGCTGTCGAACGATCAGCGGATCGCCGCCCAGACCCGCGCCCTGGTGGCCGAAGCCGCGCGCCAGCAAGGCTATGTCCCCGACCGCGCGGCGCAGCGCCTGCGCACCGGTCGCACCAAGGTCGTCCAGCTTCTCTTGCACCTCGACCACGAATTCCTCGGCTTCACCCACGATCTTCTGGGCGGTCTGGCCGAAGCGTTGGCGGGTACCGGCTATTCCGTCACGCTGTTCCCCGACGTGATGGCCACCGACCGCATGAACGCGGTGCGCCAGATCGTCGAAAACCGCCTCGGCGACGGGATCGTGCTCAACCGCACCGAACCCTTCGATCCGCGCGTGCGCTATCTCAGCGAACAGGGCTTTCCCTTCGTCAGCCACGGTCGCACCGAGTTTTCCGTGCCGCATCCCTTTGTCGATTACGACAACGAGGCCTTTGCCCGGGCAGCCGTGGCCCGGCTGGCCGAAAGGGGCCGTTCGCGGCTCATCATGATCCTGCCCGACGCCCGCTACACCTTTGCGCAACACCTGCGCTACGGCCTGATCGCCGCCTGTCGCGAACGCGGCCTTGCGTGGGAGGTGCCAGATCATATCACACTGGACACGCCGCCCGTGGAAAGCGCGGCCTGGCTGCGCCAGCGCCTCACGCAGCCCGACCGACCTGACGGCTTGATCTGCGTGGGCGAAGTCGCGGCCATCGCTGCGCTCGCCGCCTTGGCCGACAGCGGCCTTGCTCCGGGGCGCGAGTTGGACGTCGTCGCCAAGCGCGCCTCGGCGATCTTCGATCTCCTGCGCCCGCAGGTCGACACGGTGTTCGAAGATCTCTGGGCCGCGGGCCGCGCCATGGGCGAGACCCTGCTCCGCAGCATGGCCGGCGAGCCGGCCGAGCGGCTTCAGGTCCTCCACGCGCCGCGGATCGAGTTCCCGCTCCATCCTAGCCCCTGA